The window CACCGAAGGATCTCCGGGCCGGCGTTCGGTAATCCGCGATGGAATTGGATGGCCTGTGATTTTGCGCGCCGTATCCAGAACTTCTTTTACGCTGTAACCTTCTCCACCGCAACCCAGATTAAAAATGGAATTCTTCGTATGCTCAGCATCCAAAGCCAGAATGTGAGCTCTTGCCAGATCAATTACATGAATATAATCGCGAACACAGGTGCCATCCCGCGTGGGATAATCATCCCCAAAAACATCCACAGAGGATTTCTTTCCCTGGGCAACTTGCAAGACTGCAGGGATGAGATGCGTTTCGGGAACGTGAACTTCCCCATTCAGTTCTGTGGCTCCCGCGGCATTAAAATAGCGAAGGCTCGTGTATTTAAACCCATACAATTCACTGTACCATTGCAGCATCTTTTCAAAGGTTAGTTTCGTTTCCCCGTAAGGGTTTGTCGGCTGTGCAGGATCGTTTTCCTCAATTGGTTGTTTCGAAGGCTCCCCGTACACCGCAGCGGTTGAAGAAAAAACAAGATTGTTAACGCCGCAATCGCACATGGTATTCAACAAAGCCACGCTCGCTTCAACATTGTTCCCGTAATAATCTCGTGGCTTTTGCATCGATTCTCCCACCAGGGAGAAAGCAGCCATATGAATCACCGCTTCGATTTTGCGATCTTGTAACGTTTTTCGCACAACATTCCGGTCGAGCAATTCACCTTGCACAAAGTACGCACCCGAACACACCGCATTTCGATGCCCTTTGCTAAGATTATCAAGAACCGTCACTTCGTGGCCGGCATTCAGCAATTCTTCCGTGATAACGCTTCCTATATATCCAGCCCCTCCGGTTACCAGCACACGCATCGCACTCCCCCTTAATTTCTTCACTCTATCGCGGGTTCATATTGAAGATTTACGTTTACAAAAACAGGATCGGACGATTTTAAATCCGGATTGTAATAAAGAGATTGTGGAGCAGGATCTGTATGCTTTAGCAGTCGACTTCCCTCACCGGCCTGTTGTTCGACAGAGGTCAATGTTGAACCAGCTCCGCCTTCCAGCTCCAAGCGCCCGACCGCCTTTCCCCATTGCTTCTCCCACGTGGCAACTTGCGCGGCAGAAATTCGCGCTGGCTGATTGCCGATATTCAATTCTTGCAGCGGCTCTGGTGTGATAAAGACGCTGAGTATTTCGGCAATCTGATCGGGTCGGCCCGGAGTTAATGTAAAGTAGGGCGGCTTGTCACTTTCACCGGGAATCACAATCATTCGGCCAAGCGTCGTGCGGTTATATCCACTGGTGAGACGAGCGGTTGGAAATATCAAGTAAGGTTCACCGGTTGTGCCATC of the bacterium genome contains:
- a CDS encoding DUF4384 domain-containing protein, whose product is MKQNLLFLIVFILFSISIAAAEDETRRIWAEAFIKKEEKPPVKKEEQAAPAKKTKPAPASKPNKKPEYKVTTPEVVTENVAQESVVGITIWRFRPAEEDEAGILIGNERLSAERVEGNRILSKGDRVRIAIEAARDGYLYVLNREQYRDGTTGEPYLIFPTARLTSGYNRTTLGRMIVIPGESDKPPYFTLTPGRPDQIAEILSVFITPEPLQELNIGNQPARISAAQVATWEKQWGKAVGRLELEGGAGSTLTSVEQQAGEGSRLLKHTDPAPQSLYYNPDLKSSDPVFVNVNLQYEPAIE
- the galE gene encoding UDP-glucose 4-epimerase GalE, which encodes MRVLVTGGAGYIGSVITEELLNAGHEVTVLDNLSKGHRNAVCSGAYFVQGELLDRNVVRKTLQDRKIEAVIHMAAFSLVGESMQKPRDYYGNNVEASVALLNTMCDCGVNNLVFSSTAAVYGEPSKQPIEENDPAQPTNPYGETKLTFEKMLQWYSELYGFKYTSLRYFNAAGATELNGEVHVPETHLIPAVLQVAQGKKSSVDVFGDDYPTRDGTCVRDYIHVIDLARAHILALDAEHTKNSIFNLGCGGEGYSVKEVLDTARKITGHPIPSRITERRPGDPSVLIASSDRIQKELGWKPQFQDLNSIIDSAWKWMVAHPNGYA